The Alphaproteobacteria bacterium genome contains a region encoding:
- a CDS encoding SDR family oxidoreductase, translating to MDLGIRGRKALLSGASRGLGKAAAIALARDGVDITILARTRATLERTAGEIRALGVEVTTVVGDVTTAEGRNAALAACPEPDILINSADGSLPGDFRHYTRADWLAALDAMMLAPIEMMRATVDGMMARKFGRIVNISSRSAKIAQHENALSNGARSGLIGFVAGLSRQTIVHNVTINNILPGIFDTDAQKHHIDVLVRQTGKAFGQIWNERAAGNPARRYGRAEEFGAYCAFLCSAQAGFITGQNLLIDGGSYPGTY from the coding sequence ATGGACCTCGGCATCCGCGGCCGCAAGGCATTGCTGAGCGGCGCCAGCCGTGGACTCGGCAAGGCTGCCGCGATTGCGCTGGCGCGCGACGGCGTCGACATCACGATCCTCGCGCGCACGCGGGCAACGCTCGAACGCACCGCTGGCGAAATCCGTGCGCTCGGCGTCGAAGTCACCACCGTCGTCGGCGACGTGACGACCGCGGAAGGCCGCAATGCGGCACTCGCCGCATGTCCCGAGCCCGACATCCTGATCAACAGCGCCGACGGTTCGCTGCCCGGTGATTTTCGCCACTACACGCGCGCCGACTGGCTGGCCGCGCTCGACGCCATGATGCTCGCGCCGATCGAGATGATGCGCGCGACCGTCGACGGGATGATGGCGCGCAAGTTCGGCCGCATCGTCAACATCTCGTCGCGCAGCGCCAAGATCGCGCAACACGAGAACGCGCTCTCGAACGGCGCCCGCTCCGGCCTGATCGGCTTCGTCGCCGGCCTGTCGCGCCAGACAATCGTCCACAATGTGACGATCAACAACATCCTGCCGGGCATCTTCGACACTGACGCGCAGAAACACCACATCGATGTGCTGGTGCGGCAGACCGGCAAGGCCTTTGGGCAAATCTGGAACGAGCGCGCCGCCGGCAACCCGGCGCGGCGTTACGGACGCGCGGAGGAGTTCGGTGCCTATTGCGCGTTTCTCTGCTCCGCGCAGGCCGGCTTCATCACGGGACAGAACCTGCTGATCGACGGCGGCAGCTATCCGGGGACATACTGA
- a CDS encoding ABC transporter permease subunit, which translates to MTGLLTAGRVRFSLALALVLLLEALCRFGVIDRFAMIPPSEILWHLGRILAGGTMWPAIAKTLTNVAIACVSAIVAGIILGTLIHRWRALRETLDPLFAAYYAIPVYAFYPLFIVIFGLGDMPQVLIGFMLGLVAVIVNTLNGLDRVPRALVKTARIHRLGPVATALQISLPFAAPYIFTGVKLAVAYSFIGVIGAELIMSRTGLGYEIGFAYNNFDNAVMYPLIVLVLAIAATVNTLFFLWEKRLLARRRR; encoded by the coding sequence ATGACCGGCTTGTTGACGGCGGGCCGCGTGCGCTTCTCGCTCGCGCTTGCGCTGGTGTTGCTCCTCGAGGCGCTCTGCCGCTTCGGCGTGATCGATCGCTTCGCCATGATCCCGCCGAGCGAAATCCTGTGGCATCTCGGCCGGATTCTCGCCGGCGGCACGATGTGGCCCGCCATCGCCAAGACGCTGACCAATGTGGCGATCGCCTGCGTGTCGGCGATCGTTGCCGGCATCATCCTCGGCACGCTGATCCATCGCTGGCGCGCGTTGCGCGAAACGCTCGACCCACTGTTCGCCGCCTATTACGCGATCCCGGTCTATGCGTTCTATCCGCTGTTCATCGTGATCTTCGGGCTGGGCGACATGCCGCAGGTACTGATCGGCTTCATGCTCGGGCTGGTTGCCGTGATCGTGAACACGCTCAACGGCCTCGACCGGGTGCCGCGCGCGCTGGTGAAGACCGCGCGCATCCACCGCCTCGGGCCGGTCGCGACCGCGCTGCAAATCTCGCTGCCGTTCGCGGCGCCGTACATCTTCACCGGCGTGAAGCTCGCGGTCGCCTATTCGTTCATCGGCGTGATCGGCGCGGAGCTGATCATGTCGCGCACAGGGCTCGGCTATGAGATCGGCTTTGCCTACAACAATTTCGACAATGCCGTGATGTACCCGCTGATCGTGCTGGTGCTGGCGATCGCCGCCACGGTGAACACGCTCTTCTTCCTGTGGGAGAAGCGGCTGCTCGCGAGGCGGCGCCGATGA
- a CDS encoding ABC transporter substrate-binding protein, producing the protein MTGNHIAAALVFALLPLGASAEEIVVSNYGVTTNGMPYAVAMAKGFFKSQGADVTGILSSDGGGTTVRTMLGGNLSYGEINPTATVIAIQQGADLKIVSDNVQTVAEFIWAVKPDSPIKTAADLKGKKIGYTNPRSTSQALAILVLEKAGLKPNDAELVKTGGFGEGIVALDLGAVDITPVPEPLWSQHQGKYRAVVRASELLPPLDNVVGVTTGKAAKERGDFIRAVIRARRQAVDYMYANPDESAEIIAKAYNLTPDVAKSAVKNLLGSHEKSGVKYWSGGEINLKAMNEMMRAQKIVGALKDDPDWSKIIDESFLPDDLKKKTN; encoded by the coding sequence ATGACCGGTAACCACATCGCAGCCGCGCTCGTGTTCGCCCTGCTGCCGCTTGGCGCGAGCGCCGAGGAGATCGTGGTGAGCAACTACGGCGTCACCACCAACGGCATGCCGTATGCGGTCGCGATGGCGAAGGGCTTCTTCAAGAGCCAAGGCGCCGACGTGACCGGCATCCTCTCTTCAGACGGCGGCGGCACCACGGTGCGCACCATGCTCGGCGGCAATCTCTCCTATGGCGAGATCAACCCGACCGCGACCGTGATCGCGATCCAGCAGGGCGCAGACCTCAAGATCGTCAGTGACAATGTGCAGACGGTCGCGGAATTCATCTGGGCGGTGAAACCGGATTCGCCGATCAAGACCGCCGCGGATCTCAAGGGCAAGAAGATCGGCTACACCAATCCGCGCTCGACCAGCCAGGCGCTGGCGATCCTGGTGCTCGAGAAAGCCGGGCTGAAGCCGAATGATGCCGAACTGGTGAAGACCGGCGGGTTCGGCGAGGGCATCGTGGCGCTCGATCTCGGCGCGGTCGACATCACCCCGGTCCCCGAGCCGCTCTGGTCGCAGCATCAGGGCAAGTATCGCGCGGTGGTGCGGGCGAGCGAGTTGCTCCCGCCGCTCGACAACGTGGTGGGCGTGACGACCGGCAAGGCCGCGAAGGAACGCGGCGATTTCATCCGCGCGGTGATCCGGGCGCGCCGCCAGGCGGTCGACTACATGTACGCCAACCCGGACGAATCGGCGGAAATCATCGCCAAAGCCTACAATCTGACGCCGGACGTCGCGAAGAGTGCGGTGAAGAACCTGCTCGGCAGCCACGAGAAGTCCGGCGTCAAGTACTGGAGCGGCGGCGAGATCAATCTCAAGGCCATGAACGAGATGATGCGCGCGCAGAAAATCGTCGGCGCGCTGAAGGACGATCCGGACTGGAGCAAGATCATCGACGAGAGCTTCCTGCCGGACGATCTGAAAAAGAAAACCAATTAG
- a CDS encoding tripartite tricarboxylate transporter substrate binding protein has translation MKRLLIALVFLALAAPALAQPYPSRTVSVIVPYPAGGSVDVVARLIVQKLNESMGANFIVENRAGGAGGAVGANTVAKAAPDGYTLMLTASIHIITPFLNSKIPYDAVKDFAPVSLLAAGPLIVSTAPNVPASNLKEFFELVRQTPDKFTFATSSFGSAGHLAVELLKRDAKVDTLVIAYKGAGPMLNDIMGGQIQLIADPMASSLPLAAAGKIKALAVTSGKRVAAAPNIPTIAESGMTGFEFVSWYGLWGPKGLPADITAKLHGEVVKALAQGDVKERLGVLGFETIGSTPAEFAAFIDAEVREIRADHPRCGHQDGVISPSSSQPSEARAGIQ, from the coding sequence ATGAAACGCCTGCTGATCGCCCTTGTGTTTCTCGCGCTTGCCGCCCCCGCGCTCGCGCAGCCCTACCCGAGCCGCACCGTGAGCGTGATCGTGCCGTACCCGGCCGGCGGCTCGGTCGATGTCGTGGCGCGGCTGATCGTTCAGAAGCTCAACGAGAGCATGGGCGCGAACTTCATCGTGGAGAACCGTGCCGGCGGTGCGGGCGGTGCCGTCGGCGCCAATACGGTCGCAAAAGCCGCGCCTGACGGCTACACGCTGATGCTCACCGCCTCGATCCACATCATCACGCCGTTCCTCAACAGCAAGATTCCCTACGACGCCGTGAAGGACTTCGCGCCTGTGTCGCTCCTTGCCGCCGGCCCGCTCATCGTCTCGACCGCGCCGAACGTGCCGGCGAGCAACCTGAAGGAATTCTTCGAGCTGGTGCGCCAGACGCCGGACAAGTTCACCTTCGCGACATCGAGCTTCGGCTCGGCCGGGCATCTCGCGGTCGAACTGCTCAAGCGCGACGCCAAGGTCGACACGCTGGTGATCGCCTACAAGGGCGCCGGCCCGATGCTCAACGATATCATGGGCGGACAGATTCAATTGATCGCCGACCCGATGGCGTCGTCGCTGCCGCTCGCGGCAGCCGGCAAAATCAAGGCGCTCGCGGTGACGAGCGGCAAGCGCGTCGCTGCCGCGCCGAACATTCCGACCATCGCCGAATCCGGCATGACCGGCTTCGAGTTCGTCTCCTGGTACGGGCTGTGGGGACCGAAAGGCTTGCCCGCGGACATCACCGCGAAGCTTCACGGCGAAGTCGTAAAGGCGCTGGCGCAGGGCGACGTGAAGGAACGGCTCGGCGTGCTCGGCTTCGAGACGATCGGCTCGACGCCGGCGGAGTTCGCGGCGTTCATCGACGCGGAGGTCCGCGAAATACGAGCGGATCATCCGCGATGCGGGCATCAAGACGGAGTGATATCGCCGTCGTCATCCCAGCCGAGCGAAGCGAGAGCCGGGATCCAGTAG